Proteins encoded in a region of the Ziziphus jujuba cultivar Dongzao chromosome 3, ASM3175591v1 genome:
- the LOC107421936 gene encoding protein phosphatase 1 regulatory subunit INH3: MARPITGAARSAVATSSPSVTTTITLENPEPSSSSSSSSQAQAQRLVLVLKKKKKRVSWKEGTVDNEFMQKKSSKKCCIFHKQKPFDEDNSDEEEDSHHHDHDYHHHDGGSCSKD, from the coding sequence ATGGCAAGACCCATTACCGGAGCAGCTAGATCGGCGGTTGCCACGTCATCACCGAGCGTGACGACGACCATAACCCTAGAAAACCCTGAACCATCTTCATCGTCGTCATCGAGTTCTCAGGCACAGGCACAGAGATTGGTTCTCGtcctgaagaagaagaagaagagggttTCTTGGAAGGAAGGCACGGTGGATAACGAGTTTATGCAGAAGAAGAGCTCAAAAAAATGCTGTATCTTCCACAAGCAGAAACCCTTCGATGAGGACAATAgcgatgaagaagaagatagtCATCATCATGATCATGATTATCATCATCACGATGGCGGTTCTTGTTCCAAGGATTAA